CCTCGGGAATATTTTAGGAGCCATCCGGCCGGCCATCGAAATGGCGGGACGTCCTGAAAACGACTCCTTCCTGTTTATCGCAAACATGCATTCCCTGACCCAGATCAAAGATGGGGACACCCTGCGGGGCAACACCCTTGCCACGGCTGCAACCTGGCTCGCGTTTGGCCTGGACATCGAGAAAACGGTATTCTATCGCCAAAGCGACGTCCCCCAGGTTACGGAACTCGCCTGGTACCTGAGCTGCTTTTTCCCCTACCAGCGCCTGACCCTGGCCCACTCCTTCAAGGACAAGGCCGACAGGCTGGAGGATGTAAACGCGGGGCTTTTTACTTACCCGATGCTTATGGCGGCGGACATCCTGCTCTACGACGCCGACCTGGTGCCCGTAGGCAAGGACCAGTTGCAGCATTTGGAGATGACCCGGGACGTGGCGTCCCGTTTCCACGCCCAACTGGGGGAAACCTTTGTGATGCCCGAGGCCCGGCTGCACGAAAATACCATGTACATTCCGGGGACGGATGGGCAGAAAATGAGCAAGAGCAGGGGCAACCTGATCGATATTTTCCAGCCGGACAAGGCCCTGCGCAAGCAGATTATGGGCATCGTCACGGACAGCACTCCCCTGGAGGAGCCCAAAGACCCGGATTCCGATACGGTTTTTGCCCTCTATAAAATCCTTGCTACCCCAGAACAGACAGAGGAGATGCGCGCCAACTACGAGGGAGGCAATTACGGGTACGGCCATGCCAAGCAGGCCCTGTATGAGTGTATCCGGGAGGTCTTCGGGGAGGCCCGCGAACGTTTTGAATACTACAAACAACATCCCGGGGAAGTCGAGGAAGCGCTCGAAAAAGGCGCCCAAAAGGCCGCTAAGGTGGCCGATGGCGTGCTGCAGCGCGTCCGGGAAAAGCTCGGGTATTAACCCTTCCGTTTCCGGGCCCAAAATGCAGGAACCGACCGGGTAGTCGGAAAAGCACCCCTTCATCGATGCGCCCCTGCAGTCATGGATCGGATCAAATGCCGCTTGCCGCCGACAAACTTCCCGATACGCCTCCGGAAAACAACTTGCCGGGGCGGTAACCGACCCGGTGGTTTGTTTTTTACGCCCCCCACCGAAACAATTTTCCGGGCAAAGAGCGCACCAACCCGCGCATTTCGAGGTTGAAAAGGCCCGAAACCGCTTCGGACACCCCAAGTTGGCACCGAACAGCCACTTCGTCCAGGTGCATGCACCCGGATTCCGCCAGGCAACGGGCCAGGGTATTTTCCGTAGGATCCAGGTCGCCCGGTACGGGGTTCACAGCCCGATTTGGGTTGGGAAGCCCCCCTTTCACTCCGGGATTTCCGGTTTCCGCAGGATTTTTCGTTTCCCTGAAATTTCCGGTTTCCACAGGGTTTCTCGTTTTGCTGAGGGATCCGGCGTCCACAAGCCCCCCGCTTCCCTTTGTTTCCGGGGATTGTGCTTCTTCCCAATCCATGGCTAGCAGGAATTCCCGCGCATTGGTGAGCAATTGCGCCTTCTGGGTACGAATCAGGGCGTTGCACCCGGCACTTTGCGGGTCGGACACCCTCCCGGGGAAGGCAAATACCTCCCGGTCGTAACCAAAGGCCAGGTCTGCGGTTACCAGGCTCCCGCCCCGTTCGCCGGATTCCACCACGACGGTAGCCGGGCTCATTCCGGCAATCACGCGGTTCCGCCGGAGGAAATGGCCGGGCTCAGCGGGGGTGCCGCTGGGAAATTCGGTCAAAAAGCCCCCGTTTGCAACAAGGGCATCCCGGTACTTTCGGTGGGATGCCGGGTAGAGGCTGTCCAGGCCATGGGCCATTACAGCGATGGTCTGTAAACCGTAGCGCATGGCGGTACTTTGCGCACATATGTCAATGCCATAAGCAAAACCACTGATAATTATGGGGTTGGCCGGGGCAATACCGGCAATAAAGGCCTCACAGGTTTCCCTACCGTATCCGGTCATACTCCGGGTTCCGACTACGGAAACCAGGGGGTGCCTCCCGAAATTGATCCTGCCGCGGGTGTAGAGCACCAGCGGGCTGTCCGCACATTCCCGCAACCCGGCCGGGTAATCCGGATCCAGGCAGCCCAGGCAGCGGGCACCCCGCTTTTCCGCAAATCGTAGCTCCGCCTGCGCCCTCCGCAGGTAGGCTTCCTCCTCCAGGCTGCTCAGCAGGTTGTGCCGTAAGCCGTTGCCAGCCAGCATTTTCGTCTGGGAGAAAACCGCGGAGGGACTGCCGCATATGGCAATCAGATTTCGGGCTCCAATGGGGCCCAATCCCGGAATAAGCTGTAAACGGATCAGTGCAATTAGCTCTTTTTCAATCATTTAAAAGAATAGTTCACAACTTGCCAGGAGAAAAAGTTGATAAAAAGGTAGCGGCTCCCGTTGGTGTAAATGTTAAATTTTAGCATCTTTGTCTCTATGGACACCGCCAGACATATCGAATCGCTGCTCTACCGCTACCAATGCGTGGTAGTGCCCGGATTCGGGGCGTTCCTGACGCAAATTAAATCTGCCTACCTGCAAAAAGACAGCAATACCTTCCACCCGCCTTCCAAGGTATTGTCCTTCAATGCCCAATTGCGCACCAATGACGGCCTGTTGGTATCCCACGTGGCGCAGGCCGAAAAAATATCCTACGAAGAAGCCCTGGAATGGGTGGAACAGGAGGCGCAATCCTGGCTGGAAGCACTCCGCCGGGAAAAGAAATTTACCCTGGAAGCACTGGGGACGTTCCGGCTGAACAGCGAGAATAAGGTCTTTTTCCAGCCGGCTGACACGAACAATTACCTGACCACTTCCTTTGGGCTGAGCTCCCTGATTGCCACGCCGGTAACCCGGGAAGCCCTGAAGGAGGAGGTTGCGGAACTGGAAGAGCGGATCCCCTTTTCCTTTACCCCGGAGTCGCGCGATTCGGCCGGCATCCGGCCGTTCCTGAAATACGCAGCCATTGTCCTGCTCGCCATTACGGCCGGTATTTCCGGCTACGGTTTCTACAGAAACCAAAATGCTTCCGGCGACCTGGTGCGCGCCGCCGCCCGGGAGGAGGTCTCCCGCCACATCCAGGAAGCCACTTTCTTCGGGTCCCAGCCCCTGGAGCTCCCTTCCATTACCCTGGACGTGGTAACCGAATCCCCAAAGGCTTCCCACCATATCATTGCGGGGGCCTTCCGCGTACGGGGGAATGCGGACAAAAAAATCAGCCAGTTGCGCAACCGCGGCTTTGAGGCCCGATACCACGGGGTGAATGCCTTTGGCCTCCACCAGGTATCCTGCGGCTCCTTCAGCGACCCGCAGCGCGCCCTGGAAGCGCTCCGCCGGATTAAGCGGGAAGTCTCGGCCGATGCCTGGCTACTCTCCGAAAAATAGGTGTCCCTGCTCCCGGAATTGTATCTTTGCCGAAATTTTAATCCATGAAACCAAAAACTCCCAGCGATTCACGGACCGTGATGACGGATCTGGTGCTGCCCAGCGAGACCAACCCGCTCAACAACCTCTTCGGGGGCGAATTGCTCGCCCGGATGGATCGGGCTGCGAGCATTGCCGCCAGGCGGCACAGCCGGCGGATCACCGTAACGGCCTCGGTGAACCACGTGGCCTTCAACCGCTCCATCCCCCTGGGGAGCGTGGTAACGGTGGAAGCGGCGATTTCCCGTACCTTCCGCACGTCCATGGAAGTTTTTATCGATGTGTGGATTGAAGATCGGTTCAGCGGGGAACGGGATAAGGCGAACGAAGCGATTTACACCTTTGTCGCGGTAGACGACACGGGCATCCCCACGGAAGTTCCGCCCCTGGAACCCGAGACCGAACTGGAAAAGCAACGGTACGAGGCAGCCCTCCGGCGGAAACAACTCAGCCTGGTCCTCGCGGGCAAGATGAAACCCGCGGATGCCACCGAACTCAAGGCGTTGTTTCTGGAATCTTAACAGAAAAGCAACGGGAAACCTGCCGCGATCCCGGGGAGCGTCTTCGGGGTATCCCTGTGGAATAGGAGCCCTGGCCGCGGTGCGACTGGCCTAAAAGTCGAAGTTGTCCGGGTCCGGGCCAAAGCGGTGCCCGCGGTCCATGGCGTCGAGTTTCGCGACGTCCTCTTCGGATAATTCAAAATCGAACAGGTCTGCATTGGCCCGGATCCGCTCCTTCTTAGAGGATTTCGGGATGGTCACCACGCCTTTCTGCAAGTCCCACCGCAATACCACCTGGGCGATACTCTTTCCATAGGAGTCCGCCATGGCCTCCATTTCGGGCAATTTAAAGATCTCCCCCTGCATGAGCGGGGACCAGGCCTCATATTGTATCTTTTTGGCCTGGCAATAATCCTGTAAAGGCTGTTGTACCAGGTAGGGGTGGAATTCGAGCTGGTCTACCGCCGGGATTACTTCGGCATCGGCCAGCAGGTCCTCCAGGTGGTGTTGCAGGAAATTGCTGACGCCGATGGCCCGTACCCGGCCCGTATCGTAGAGGTGTTCGAGTGCCCGCCAGGTATCCTTGTATTTCCCCTCCACCGGCCAGTGGACCAGGTACAGGTCCAGGTAATCGAGGCCCAGGTCGTCCATGGTGCTGTCAAAAGCCTTCAGGGTGCTCTCATAGCCCTGGTCGGAATTCCAGACCTTGCTGGTGACAAACACCTCTTCCCGGTCCACGCCGCTCTCCCGGAGGGCTTTCCCAACCCCGGCCTCGTTACCATAGGCCCGCGCCGTATCGATATGCCGGTAGCCGGCTTCCAGGGCCCATTGCACGGCCCGTTCCACCTCCCCGCCTTCTTCAGCCTGGTAAACCCCCAGCCCGAGGTAGGGCATCTGCACCCCGTTATTCAGTTCAAATGTTCCTTGTATGTCTGTAATTGTACTCATCGTTATATTTTATAGGCGATAGATCCAATCCTCCGGATTCAGGCGCGTAGCGTCCCGGTACAGGTAGAATTTCAATTGCGTCAAGCCGTTAGACCGATTAGTATGTATCTCGCCGAGTTCATCTTTCACCTCTACCTTGTCCCCCTTCTTCACATAGAGTTCCGAGAGGTTGTAATAGGTGCTGATATAATTCCCGTGTTTTACCTGGACCCCCTTGTTGCCTCCCGGGACGGCCAGGATGGCAATCACCTCCCCTTCAAAAACCGCCCGGGCCCGGGCACCCTCGTCTGTGGCGATGATCACCCCGTTGCTCTGGTGTTTGATCCCGGGGTAAACCGCATCCTGATAGATCCCGAAGCCCTGTTTCTTCACCCCTTTCTCCACGGGCCAGATCAGGTTGCCTTTATTGGCCGAAAAATTGCTGGCGATAAGCGTGGCTTCCGGCGTAAGCGCAAACCGGCTGCTCGAGGTATTCCCCGAGCCGCTGTCCCGGTTGGAAGCCGCGATGGCCGAGCGGATCAGCCGATCGATTTCCCGCTCGATT
This genomic window from Robiginitalea biformata HTCC2501 contains:
- a CDS encoding acyl-CoA thioesterase is translated as MKPKTPSDSRTVMTDLVLPSETNPLNNLFGGELLARMDRAASIAARRHSRRITVTASVNHVAFNRSIPLGSVVTVEAAISRTFRTSMEVFIDVWIEDRFSGERDKANEAIYTFVAVDDTGIPTEVPPLEPETELEKQRYEAALRRKQLSLVLAGKMKPADATELKALFLES
- the trpS gene encoding tryptophan--tRNA ligase, translating into MPRILTGIQSTGTPHLGNILGAIRPAIEMAGRPENDSFLFIANMHSLTQIKDGDTLRGNTLATAATWLAFGLDIEKTVFYRQSDVPQVTELAWYLSCFFPYQRLTLAHSFKDKADRLEDVNAGLFTYPMLMAADILLYDADLVPVGKDQLQHLEMTRDVASRFHAQLGETFVMPEARLHENTMYIPGTDGQKMSKSRGNLIDIFQPDKALRKQIMGIVTDSTPLEEPKDPDSDTVFALYKILATPEQTEEMRANYEGGNYGYGHAKQALYECIREVFGEARERFEYYKQHPGEVEEALEKGAQKAAKVADGVLQRVREKLGY
- a CDS encoding aldo/keto reductase, producing MSTITDIQGTFELNNGVQMPYLGLGVYQAEEGGEVERAVQWALEAGYRHIDTARAYGNEAGVGKALRESGVDREEVFVTSKVWNSDQGYESTLKAFDSTMDDLGLDYLDLYLVHWPVEGKYKDTWRALEHLYDTGRVRAIGVSNFLQHHLEDLLADAEVIPAVDQLEFHPYLVQQPLQDYCQAKKIQYEAWSPLMQGEIFKLPEMEAMADSYGKSIAQVVLRWDLQKGVVTIPKSSKKERIRANADLFDFELSEEDVAKLDAMDRGHRFGPDPDNFDF
- a CDS encoding HU domain-containing protein — its product is MDTARHIESLLYRYQCVVVPGFGAFLTQIKSAYLQKDSNTFHPPSKVLSFNAQLRTNDGLLVSHVAQAEKISYEEALEWVEQEAQSWLEALRREKKFTLEALGTFRLNSENKVFFQPADTNNYLTTSFGLSSLIATPVTREALKEEVAELEERIPFSFTPESRDSAGIRPFLKYAAIVLLAITAGISGYGFYRNQNASGDLVRAAAREEVSRHIQEATFFGSQPLELPSITLDVVTESPKASHHIIAGAFRVRGNADKKISQLRNRGFEARYHGVNAFGLHQVSCGSFSDPQRALEALRRIKREVSADAWLLSEK
- the dprA gene encoding DNA-processing protein DprA; translation: MIEKELIALIRLQLIPGLGPIGARNLIAICGSPSAVFSQTKMLAGNGLRHNLLSSLEEEAYLRRAQAELRFAEKRGARCLGCLDPDYPAGLRECADSPLVLYTRGRINFGRHPLVSVVGTRSMTGYGRETCEAFIAGIAPANPIIISGFAYGIDICAQSTAMRYGLQTIAVMAHGLDSLYPASHRKYRDALVANGGFLTEFPSGTPAEPGHFLRRNRVIAGMSPATVVVESGERGGSLVTADLAFGYDREVFAFPGRVSDPQSAGCNALIRTQKAQLLTNAREFLLAMDWEEAQSPETKGSGGLVDAGSLSKTRNPVETGNFRETKNPAETGNPGVKGGLPNPNRAVNPVPGDLDPTENTLARCLAESGCMHLDEVAVRCQLGVSEAVSGLFNLEMRGLVRSLPGKLFRWGA